Part of the Candidatus Omnitrophota bacterium genome is shown below.
TCGCTAAAACCGACGAACCGTATACACCGCCCAGATAAATGTAGGAGCCATGCAGCTTCTTGGCCTTGGCAATTACATAACCTGAATCAATACTGATATCAGCACCTAAGGCCTTAATACCTTTAAGATGCAGGTCAACCGGGCGCACCCCGATAACGCAGCCCCCGGGAAGAGAAACCTTGGCTTGTTTTAATTTACCTAAAAGCGGGCCCAAAACGCAGAATGAAGCCCGCATCGTCGAAACCAATTTATATTCAGCAACATATTTTCCGGCTTTACCGGCACCGACACTTACCCTGCCCTTATCAAATTCGGCAACCTTTCCTAGCGCGCGCAAAATCTTCAGCATACTATTGGTATCCCGCAAATTCGGAACGCCTTTAATTACGCACGGCTCATCAGTAAGTAAAGTCGCCGCCAATATCGGCAATACCGCGTTTTTTGCCCCGGAAACCGTAACCTCGCCTTTTAATTTCGCCCCGCCTTCAATAATCAGTTTATCCATTTTATCCAGTCCTTTTTTTGGCTATAATTACGCGTTGGATATTATTATAATCCTTAATTATTTTTATCTCGCTGAAATTTTTCTCTTCCAGCATCGCTCTCACCGCTTTAGCCTGCTTAGCCCCCACCTCAAAAGCTAACAAACCGTTATCACGCAAATGGACTGCCGACTGGCTGATTATCAAACGGTAAAAATCCAAACCATCGACGCCGGCAGCTAATGCCTGTTTTGGCTCAAAGGATATCTCTTTGGCCAGTCCGCTCAATTCTCCTCTGGATATATAAGGAGGATTGCTGATAATTAAATCAAATTTTTTATTTTTAAGCTTGCTAAAAAGATCTGTGCGTAAAAATTTAACCTCTACTTTATTTAAACGGGCATTCTCGCCAGCCAGCTGCAAAGCCTCTTTCGATATATCGGCAGCCCAAACACGCGCCCGGGGCAATAGTTTGGCAATTGATACGGCAATACAGCCTGAACCTGTGCCCAAATCAAGAATTTTAGGAGAAGCCTTAGCCATCGCCTTTAATTCTGCTATGGCGGACTCAACTAAAATCTCTGTTTCCGGGCGGGGGATCAAGGCGCGCTGATCTACTTTAAACTCACATCCCATGAATTCGCATCTGCCTAAAATATACTGCAGCGGTTGACCGGAAATTCTGCGCTTTAATATATTTGAGATAATGGCAGCTTTATCTTTATCTAAAACCCTATCTTTATTCAGGTATAAAGACAGCCGGTCGCAATTTAAAACCTGGCTTAAAACTAATTCCGCCTCATTCATTCTTCTTCTCTAATTCTGCCTTTAATAAAGCCGCAAAGAGTTCATCCATCTGCCCCTCCAGGATCGCCTCTAATTGGTGCGAGGTATAATTAATCCTGTGGTCGGTAACCCTGCGGTCCGGGAAATTATAAGTGCGGATTTTTTCACTGCGGTCGCCGGTCCCAATCTGGATTTTCCGGGCGCTGGATAATTTTTTTGCTTCGGCTTCGATTTTAACCTCTAAGATACGGGCGGCTAAAACCCGCATTGCCTTGGCTTTATTCTTTATCTGCGAACGCTCATCCTGGCAGGCAACTACTGTATTGGTTGGAATATGCGTAATCCTTACCGCTGAATCAGTCTTTTGCATATGCTGGCCGCCGGGCCCGCTTGAGCGGTAGGTATCAATCCTTAAGTCCTTTGGCTCAATAACCAAATCCACCTCTTCAGGTTCAAGCAATACCGCAACGGTCGCGGTAGAAGTATGGATCCTTCCCTGCGCCTCAGTAGTCGGAACCCGCTGCACGCGGTGCACTCCGCTTTCAAATTTAAGGAAACGAAAAGAATCTTTTCCCTTTACGCCAAAAATTATTTCTTTGATTCCGCCGGCTTCATTGACGCTGGAGGACATCGGCTCAATCACCCAGCCTTTAAGCGCGGCATATTTTGAATACATCCGGTAAAGATCCGCCGCAAAAAGCCCGGCTTCATCTCCGCCGGTACCCTGCCGGATTTCAATGATGCAATTACGGCCGGCGTCTTTATCCTCGCCGGCCAGGATTTTTTTTAATTCCGACTCCTTGTCTGTTTTTTTGGCTTCCAGGTTTCTAAGCTCCTCCTGCGCCAACTCCAGGAAATCTTTATCATGCTTTCCGGATAACACGCTCTCCAGGCCGCTTATCTCCTTAAGCAGGTTTTTGTAGTCGCGAAATATCGAAACTACCTCCTTAAGATCGGAAAGCTCTTTGGCCAGTTTATTATATTGCTGGCGGTCGGCAATCTGTTCATTGCTAGCTAGAAGATGTTCCAGCTCTTGGTAACGCGCAGTTAGTTTTTCTAACTGCTCATGCATTTTATTTTTTACCATATTTTTTCATAAACTTATCCACCCGGCCGGCGGAATCCACCAGCTTTTGTTTTCCGGTAAAGAACGGATGGCACTTTGAGCAAATCTCAACGCGGATACTGGGTTTAGTCGAGCGGGTATGCACCGTCTCACCGCAGGCGCAGACAATCGTGCTCTCTTTGTAATTGGGGTGAATTTTTTCTTTCATTTCTTTTCTCCTTTAAATGAGCGCTTAACTTACGAATACGACAGTGTGAGTAAGTTAATACGCGAATTTATCCCGCCGAATAATTTGAGGCGGGATCTATTTCTGGTTCATGCTGTTTAAAAACTCTTCATTATTCTTTGTCTTTCCTAACTTTTCAATCAATAACTCCATCGCCTCCACATTATTTAACTCATTTAAAACTTTCCGCAAGATCCAGGTTTTCGACAATACATCCGGTTTGACCAGAAGCTCTTCATGGCGGGTGTTGGAACGCTTGATGTCAATGGCCGGATAAATCCTGCGCTGGAATAAATTACGGTCCAGCTGGGTTTCCATATTGCCGGTGCCCTTAAACTCTTCAAAAATAACTTCATCCATCCGGCTTCCGGTATCAACCAGGGCTGTGGCGATAATCGTAAGACTGCCGCCTTCATCTACCGCCCGGGCCGCTCCGAAGAATCTTTTTGGTTTCTGCAGGGCGTTGGAATCAATACCGCCGGAAAGGACCTTGCCGCTGTGCGGGACCACCGAGTTATAGGCGCGCGCCAGGCGGGTTATGCTGTCTAAAAGAATTACTACATCGCGTTTATGTTCAACTAAACGTTTGGCCTTCTCCAAAACAATTTCGGCTACCTGCACGTGGCGCTCCGGCGGCTCATCAAAAGTGGAGGAAATTACCTCGCCTTTAACATTACGCTGCATATCCGTAACTTCTTCCGGACGCTCATCAATAAGCAAAACGATCAAAATTACGTCAGGATTATTGGTGGTGATAGCATTGGCGATCTTCTGCAGCAAAACAGTTTTGCCGCTATAAGGCTGGGCAACGATTAAACCGCGCTGGCCCCGGCCAATCGGAGTAAGCAGGCTCATAATCCGCATAGATAATTCATCCGGCTTAGTTTCCATGTTAAACGGGGCGCGGGGATAAACGGGGGTGAGGTTATCAAAAAGAACTTTTTCTTTTACTTCTTCCGGATTTTCAAAATTCACCGCTTCCACCTTAAGCAGGGCAAAATATTTTTCCCCTTCTTTAGGCGGGCGGATCTGGCCGCTTACCGTATCTCCGGTGCGCAGCTCAAACTTCCTAATTTGCGACGGAGAAATATAAATATCATCCGGACAAGGCAGATAATTGTAATTGGGGCTTCTTAAGAAACCAAAGCCCTCGGAAAGGATTTCTAATACACCCTCCCCGAACATCAACCCTTCTTTCTCAGCCTGAGCCTGAAGTATTTTAAAAATCAGGTCCTGTTTCTTCAAGCCGCTGGTGCCGTTGGCATTTAATTCTTTAGCTAATTTATTCAACTCGCTAATTTTCATTTCTTTGAGATTCTTTATATCTAACTTTTCCACAAATTCCTCCTTATTGCTAAAACCTGTTTCCTGGTTTTTCTGATTGAACCGCTGTTATCTATGATGAAATCCGCAAAACGCGACTTTGCACCTTGCGAAATCTGAGATTTCATTATCCTGGCAATTTCATCCCTGTTAAACCCTGAACTTTTTTGACTGCGTAAAATCTGCTGGCTTTTCTTAGCCGTAACCACAACCAAACTATCAACCATTTTTCTTAATCCCGCTTCAATAATTAACGCTGCATCCAGGATTATAATCTTCTTCTCTGATTTTTTAATGCGCCGGTTAATCTCCCGGATTAACTCCGGATGCACGATATTGTTAAGCCGGGCTAAGGCCTTCTTATCGGCAAAAACTATTTTTGCTAACTTCACCCGGTCAATACGGTTATTGGGCTTGATAATCTCCCGGCCAAAAGCCTTTTTGATCTTTCTATAGATGCCGTTGCCGGGCCGGTACAGCTTATGCGCCAGAACATCAGCATCGATAACCCGGACATCTTTTGTTTTAAACATCGCCGCGGCCGTGCTTTTTCCGCAGCCGATATTGCCGGTAACCCCCAGGACAAACTTATTTTTCCTTTGCTTTAGCATATAACCGGATATATTTGTCGGCCGAGGCCTTCCAGGAAAAATTGCATTCCATGGCATTAACAACCAGGCGGCCCCACTTATCCTTATTTTTAAAGGCAAGCACCGCTTTCTGGATTATTTTTTGCAATTCCTCCTCGGTATAATCGTCAAAAACAAAACCATTGTTCTTATTTATCGTGTCCGCCAGGCCGCCGGTCTTAAAAACAAGCGGTATCGCCCCGTAGCGCAGGCTGATCAATTGCCCCAGGCCGCAAGGCTCATATCTTGATGGCATAAGAAAAATATCGCTGCCGGCATAAATTTTATGCGCCAGGGGATCATCAAACTTTAAACTTAAGGAAAATTTCTGCGGGTATTTTTTAGCAAATGTTTTCAGGATCCGGTGGTATTTCTGGTCTCCGGTCCCCAGGATAACCAACTGCAGGTCCATTTTACAAATCTCATCTAAACCCCGGGCAAAGATATCAAAACCTTTCTGTTCCGCCAGGCGGCTGACAATCCCCAATACAGGTATATTCCTGTTTACCGGTAATCCGCAGGCCTTTTGCAAATTCTCTTTATTTAAGACTTTAAATTCCGGGCAGCCCGCGGAAAAATTCTGCAAGATGAATTCATCCGTATCCGGGTCCCAAACAGAATAGTCCACCCCGTTTAATATCCCGCTTAAAACACTTTTACGCTCTTTTAAAAGGCCTTCTAAACCAAAACCAAACTCTTCGGTCTGGATCTCCTTGGCGTAGGTCGGGCTGACGGTATTGATAAAATCCGAAAATATTATTCCGCCTTTAAGCAGGTTGACCTTATTGTAAAATTCCAGGCCGTTGATAGCAAAAACTTTCCAATCCAGCCCGAGTTTTGTAAATTCCTCTTTGGCAAAAATCCCCTGGTAGCCGATATTGTGGATGGTCAAAACGCTCTTGATATTTTTATAAAAATCCCGGTTGATATATAAATTTTTTAAATACACCGCCATAAGGCTGGCCTGCCAATCGTGCAAGTGCAGGATATCCGGGCAAAAATCAATCTCCTTTAATAAATCCAGGCCGGCCCGGCAGAAAAAACTAAACCGCTCTAAATTATCTTTATAATCACCGTACTTATTCATATATAAGCCATCGCGGTTAAAATAAACGCTGTTTTCGATGAAATAAACTTTAATATTTTTCCCAATAACCGAACAGGATATGTCTTTGGAAATCCGTTCAATTTTAAATTTACTCTGCGTAACGCACTTATACCCGGGCATAATCACAATAACCTCATGGCCGCAATACTCCAGGGCCAAAGGCAGAGCCCCGCCTACATCCGCTAGCCCCCCGGTCTTGGCAAAAGGCACAACCTCAGAAGCTGCCATTGCTATTTTCATTAGCTATCCCCCTTTACCTTCGGGTAAGCCGACATCTCCAGCCAATTTTTCCCTTTTTTCATAGCTACTTTTATCGGCACATCCAATTTCATAACCTGCTCCATCTCTTTTTTGACCAAAGCCGCAAGGACATCTAATTCACGGTTGGCCAGGTCAAAAACCAACTCATCGTGGATCTGTAAAATCATTTTAGCCTCTAAGCCCTTGGATTTAATCTGCGCCGATATATTGATCATTGCCAGTTTAATCAAATCGCTGGCTGCCCCCTGAAGCGGAGTGTTTACCGCCTGACGCTGGGCAAACTGCCGGATACCCAAATTCTTATTATTAATCTCAGGGAGATACCTTCTTCTGCCCAATAATGTCGTGACAAATCCCTCAACTTCTGCTTTTTTAATTTGCGCCTCGATATATTTTTTTACTTTAGGGTAACGCAGGAAATAAGCATCGATAAAATCCTGCGCCTGATTCACCGGGATACCCAAATCTTTACTCAAACCGTAGGCACTTTGGCCATAGACAATACCGAAATTAACCCTCTTGGCCACCTCGCGCATATTATCCTTAACCTCGGATTCAGGGATATTATAGATTAAAGACGCGGTCAAGCGGTGTATATCTTGATCGCCATGAAAAGCCTTAACTAATGTTTCATCGCCGGAAAGGTGCGCCAGCACCCGTAATTCAATTTGCGAATAATCGCAGGATAACAGACAATTATCCGCTCCTGTGGCAATAATTGCCTGACGGATCTTGCCCCCGATATCGGTTTTAATGGGAATATTCTGCAGGTTCGGGTTGCTTGAACTAAGCCTGCCGGTCTCGGTTCCGGTCTGGTTAAACGATGTATGCACCCTGCCGGTTTGAGGGTCGACCAGTTTAGGCAGGGCATCCACATAGGTGTTTTTTAGTTTAGTCAGCTGCCGGTATTCTAACAAAAGAGCGGGCAGGGCGTGTTTGGCCGCCAGCCGATTCAGCACTTCTTCATCCGTAGACGGGCCGGTCTTGGTTTTTTTGATTACCGGAAGGCCCAGCTTCTCAAACAAAACCTGACCCAGCTGTTTGGGTGAATTAATATTAAATTGCGTGCCGCTTGTCTCATAAATATCCGAAATTAATTTTATCAGGCGCTGTTCGATTTCATGCGCAAGGCCTTTAAGCAGTTTTAGGTCCAATTTTATACCGTCCTGTTCCATCTGGGCCAGAACACTCACCAAGGGCATCTCCAGATTACAAAATAACTCCAACAAATCTTTTTCCTGTAAGGCCTTGGCAAGCACCGGTTTTAACCTGGCAACTAAAGCCAATGCCTCTTTTGCCTCAAGGCTCTCTCCCTGACGGATAAATTCACCTAAATTTTCCAATGCCAGGTCGCTAATAGCGTAACTTGAGCGCGAAGGATTCAATAAATAGGCGGCGATCATAACATCAAAACCTAAACCGTTTAAAATCAACCCTTCCTTAAAAAGGGAAACTTTTAATTTTTTAAGGTCATGCCCGGTCTTCTTTATATGAACACTGGAAATTACCTTAAGCAATTCTTCTTTGGCTCTCCTTGCATCGAAGCATTTGTTATTAACGGCAAAAAGCAAGTCCTCGGCGCAAGTTCCAAAAATGGCAATTTCATCATAGTCTTTAAGTAAATCTTTTATTTCATTCTGGCCGCAGCTATGCAGATTAACCGCGGTTTTTTTGTCCTCGGTATCCGGCAATTCCCCAAGCAGCTTCTTAAATTCTAACTTTTTAAAAATCCGGGATAACTCTGCGTAATTTGGCTGGCCGATTTTAGCTTTCTTTAAATCCAGCTTCATAGCTACTTCCTGATTGAGGCTGATGAGCTCTTTATTCAATTTTATGCGTTCGATATGCCCGGCCAGCGCCTCCCTGATTTTTTCTGGCTCCACTTTGGAAATGTTTTTAAGCAATTTATCCAGCGAACCGAATTCCAAAATAAGTTTTTTTGCGGTCACCTCCCCGATCCCCGGAACTCCCGGGATATTATCCGCATCATCCCCCATAAGGGCGATGATGTCGCTAATCTTCTCCGGGGCTACCCCAAAACGCTCTTTAACTTTAACCGGATCATACAACACCCCGCTGTCTTTGTAAGGGCTGAATACCGAAATACGCTTGCCCACTAATTGCAGGATATCTTTGTCGCTGCTGACAATGGTCACCGCGATCTTTTTAGCCGCGGCACTCCTGGCAAGCTGGGCAATTATGTCATCGGCCTCAAAACCTTTTTTCTCAAATATAGGAATACCGTAAGCAGCGACAATTTCTTTGATTATCGGAATCTGGCTAGCCAGGCCATCAGGCATCGGGCGCCTTTGCATCTTATACTGGGCAAACTTGGCCAGCCGGAAGGTGTCCCTTGATACATCAAAAC
Proteins encoded:
- the prmC gene encoding peptide chain release factor N(5)-glutamine methyltransferase translates to MNEAELVLSQVLNCDRLSLYLNKDRVLDKDKAAIISNILKRRISGQPLQYILGRCEFMGCEFKVDQRALIPRPETEILVESAIAELKAMAKASPKILDLGTGSGCIAVSIAKLLPRARVWAADISKEALQLAGENARLNKVEVKFLRTDLFSKLKNKKFDLIISNPPYISRGELSGLAKEISFEPKQALAAGVDGLDFYRLIISQSAVHLRDNGLLAFEVGAKQAKAVRAMLEEKNFSEIKIIKDYNNIQRVIIAKKRTG
- the prfA gene encoding peptide chain release factor 1; its protein translation is MVKNKMHEQLEKLTARYQELEHLLASNEQIADRQQYNKLAKELSDLKEVVSIFRDYKNLLKEISGLESVLSGKHDKDFLELAQEELRNLEAKKTDKESELKKILAGEDKDAGRNCIIEIRQGTGGDEAGLFAADLYRMYSKYAALKGWVIEPMSSSVNEAGGIKEIIFGVKGKDSFRFLKFESGVHRVQRVPTTEAQGRIHTSTATVAVLLEPEEVDLVIEPKDLRIDTYRSSGPGGQHMQKTDSAVRITHIPTNTVVACQDERSQIKNKAKAMRVLAARILEVKIEAEAKKLSSARKIQIGTGDRSEKIRTYNFPDRRVTDHRINYTSHQLEAILEGQMDELFAALLKAELEKKNE
- the rpmE gene encoding 50S ribosomal protein L31 — translated: MKEKIHPNYKESTIVCACGETVHTRSTKPSIRVEICSKCHPFFTGKQKLVDSAGRVDKFMKKYGKK
- the rho gene encoding transcription termination factor Rho — its product is MEKLDIKNLKEMKISELNKLAKELNANGTSGLKKQDLIFKILQAQAEKEGLMFGEGVLEILSEGFGFLRSPNYNYLPCPDDIYISPSQIRKFELRTGDTVSGQIRPPKEGEKYFALLKVEAVNFENPEEVKEKVLFDNLTPVYPRAPFNMETKPDELSMRIMSLLTPIGRGQRGLIVAQPYSGKTVLLQKIANAITTNNPDVILIVLLIDERPEEVTDMQRNVKGEVISSTFDEPPERHVQVAEIVLEKAKRLVEHKRDVVILLDSITRLARAYNSVVPHSGKVLSGGIDSNALQKPKRFFGAARAVDEGGSLTIIATALVDTGSRMDEVIFEEFKGTGNMETQLDRNLFQRRIYPAIDIKRSNTRHEELLVKPDVLSKTWILRKVLNELNNVEAMELLIEKLGKTKNNEEFLNSMNQK
- the coaE gene encoding dephospho-CoA kinase (Dephospho-CoA kinase (CoaE) performs the final step in coenzyme A biosynthesis.), with translation MLKQRKNKFVLGVTGNIGCGKSTAAAMFKTKDVRVIDADVLAHKLYRPGNGIYRKIKKAFGREIIKPNNRIDRVKLAKIVFADKKALARLNNIVHPELIREINRRIKKSEKKIIILDAALIIEAGLRKMVDSLVVVTAKKSQQILRSQKSSGFNRDEIARIMKSQISQGAKSRFADFIIDNSGSIRKTRKQVLAIRRNLWKS
- the glgA gene encoding glycogen synthase GlgA; protein product: MKIAMAASEVVPFAKTGGLADVGGALPLALEYCGHEVIVIMPGYKCVTQSKFKIERISKDISCSVIGKNIKVYFIENSVYFNRDGLYMNKYGDYKDNLERFSFFCRAGLDLLKEIDFCPDILHLHDWQASLMAVYLKNLYINRDFYKNIKSVLTIHNIGYQGIFAKEEFTKLGLDWKVFAINGLEFYNKVNLLKGGIIFSDFINTVSPTYAKEIQTEEFGFGLEGLLKERKSVLSGILNGVDYSVWDPDTDEFILQNFSAGCPEFKVLNKENLQKACGLPVNRNIPVLGIVSRLAEQKGFDIFARGLDEICKMDLQLVILGTGDQKYHRILKTFAKKYPQKFSLSLKFDDPLAHKIYAGSDIFLMPSRYEPCGLGQLISLRYGAIPLVFKTGGLADTINKNNGFVFDDYTEEELQKIIQKAVLAFKNKDKWGRLVVNAMECNFSWKASADKYIRLYAKAKEK
- the polA gene encoding DNA polymerase I translates to MAEKSLFLIDATAFCYRAFYALSGLSTSSGQQTNAIYGFLNILNKILKEQKPDYLVCCFDVSRDTFRLAKFAQYKMQRRPMPDGLASQIPIIKEIVAAYGIPIFEKKGFEADDIIAQLARSAAAKKIAVTIVSSDKDILQLVGKRISVFSPYKDSGVLYDPVKVKERFGVAPEKISDIIALMGDDADNIPGVPGIGEVTAKKLILEFGSLDKLLKNISKVEPEKIREALAGHIERIKLNKELISLNQEVAMKLDLKKAKIGQPNYAELSRIFKKLEFKKLLGELPDTEDKKTAVNLHSCGQNEIKDLLKDYDEIAIFGTCAEDLLFAVNNKCFDARRAKEELLKVISSVHIKKTGHDLKKLKVSLFKEGLILNGLGFDVMIAAYLLNPSRSSYAISDLALENLGEFIRQGESLEAKEALALVARLKPVLAKALQEKDLLELFCNLEMPLVSVLAQMEQDGIKLDLKLLKGLAHEIEQRLIKLISDIYETSGTQFNINSPKQLGQVLFEKLGLPVIKKTKTGPSTDEEVLNRLAAKHALPALLLEYRQLTKLKNTYVDALPKLVDPQTGRVHTSFNQTGTETGRLSSSNPNLQNIPIKTDIGGKIRQAIIATGADNCLLSCDYSQIELRVLAHLSGDETLVKAFHGDQDIHRLTASLIYNIPESEVKDNMREVAKRVNFGIVYGQSAYGLSKDLGIPVNQAQDFIDAYFLRYPKVKKYIEAQIKKAEVEGFVTTLLGRRRYLPEINNKNLGIRQFAQRQAVNTPLQGAASDLIKLAMINISAQIKSKGLEAKMILQIHDELVFDLANRELDVLAALVKKEMEQVMKLDVPIKVAMKKGKNWLEMSAYPKVKGDS